One part of the Polyangiaceae bacterium genome encodes these proteins:
- a CDS encoding protein kinase: MDCLSEGRIQGIVEGGLDTHERERAREHLENCADCRNLVGHAAAVLASGEAEDRPLEPLGSAFEPLAPGARVGRYVVEERLGSGAMGVVYAATDSLLQRSVALKLLRPSDAGGELERARLEREARAASAVKHPGVVAIFDVLATDDGLSVLVMDRLDGVSMRQYLRDHGPLDPLEVRELFTQILEALAAAHRTGIVHRDLKPENVFLTQGAATQEAGPQGSSTARVKLLDFGVAKLLATAFADSAGLTKSGTLVGTPYYMAPEQAFGATDLDQRADLWAVGVMLFEALVGERPLRGENVGQVLHQLAHFDFSGPRARLIEVAPVWEPLIRRLMIERGSRLQDASEALEILRGIKLHAGAASAAAEREPEQRPDIATIESSASPLPPERKRPWWAVPLALGIGGLFTLGFASRGGPSVAAQASSPAAVESPDTSGASRAAGHSLDRVQPEQDSILAETREAALAKAPEPALPSPEASKPEPPRVKPQPTNPSSARPVSAPLPAKAPAPRNTAPDVTPASATPAGSEPPTPDAAAHKPRLLTEPPF; encoded by the coding sequence GTGGACTGTCTCAGCGAGGGCCGCATTCAAGGCATCGTAGAAGGCGGGCTCGATACCCACGAGCGCGAACGAGCGCGCGAGCATCTGGAAAACTGCGCCGATTGTCGCAATCTCGTGGGACACGCCGCCGCCGTGCTGGCATCGGGAGAAGCCGAAGATCGACCCTTGGAGCCGCTTGGCTCGGCGTTCGAACCTTTGGCGCCAGGGGCTCGGGTGGGCCGTTACGTGGTGGAGGAGCGCCTCGGTAGCGGCGCGATGGGCGTGGTGTACGCCGCAACGGACAGCCTACTCCAACGCTCCGTTGCGCTGAAGTTGCTCAGGCCGAGTGACGCAGGCGGAGAGCTAGAACGCGCGCGCCTCGAACGCGAGGCACGCGCCGCCAGCGCGGTGAAGCACCCTGGAGTCGTTGCAATCTTCGACGTGCTGGCAACGGACGACGGGCTATCGGTGCTCGTCATGGATCGCCTCGACGGCGTTTCCATGCGGCAGTACCTGAGAGACCACGGACCGCTCGACCCACTGGAGGTACGCGAGCTCTTCACACAGATCCTCGAAGCCTTGGCGGCAGCGCACCGCACAGGGATCGTGCACCGCGACCTCAAGCCGGAGAATGTCTTCCTCACCCAGGGCGCCGCCACCCAAGAAGCCGGCCCCCAGGGAAGCAGCACCGCCAGAGTGAAGCTGCTGGACTTCGGTGTCGCTAAGCTGCTGGCCACTGCATTCGCCGATAGCGCCGGTCTCACCAAGAGTGGGACGCTGGTCGGCACGCCCTATTACATGGCGCCGGAGCAGGCGTTTGGCGCTACCGACCTCGACCAACGCGCAGACCTATGGGCGGTAGGTGTGATGCTCTTCGAGGCGCTCGTCGGCGAGCGACCGCTCCGCGGTGAGAACGTCGGACAGGTCTTGCACCAGCTCGCGCACTTCGACTTCAGTGGTCCCCGCGCGCGACTCATCGAGGTCGCGCCGGTTTGGGAGCCACTCATCCGTCGCTTGATGATCGAGCGCGGGAGTCGGCTTCAAGACGCGAGTGAAGCCCTCGAGATCTTGCGCGGCATCAAGCTTCACGCGGGAGCGGCTAGCGCAGCCGCCGAGCGCGAACCTGAACAGCGACCGGACATCGCCACGATCGAGTCATCCGCTTCACCCCTCCCCCCCGAAAGAAAGCGGCCTTGGTGGGCGGTTCCGTTGGCCCTGGGCATCGGTGGACTCTTCACGCTGGGCTTTGCATCCCGCGGGGGGCCGAGCGTCGCCGCGCAAGCGAGCTCGCCAGCCGCCGTCGAATCCCCTGACACCAGTGGAGCTTCCCGAGCAGCGGGTCACTCCCTGGACAGGGTTCAACCGGAGCAGGATTCCATCCTTGCGGAAACGCGCGAAGCGGCACTAGCAAAAGCGCCCGAACCGGCGCTACCGAGCCCAGAAGCTTCGAAGCCCGAGCCGCCGCGCGTGAAACCCCAGCCCACCAATCCGTCCAGCGCGAGGCCCGTCAGCGCCCCGCTACCGGCGAAGGCACCCGCGCCTCGCAACACGGCACCCGACGTCACGCCTGCCTCGGCCACGCCCGCTGGCTCCGAGCCTCCCACGCCGGACGCAGCCGCGCACAAGCCACGCCTGCTGACCGAGCCACCGTTCTGA
- a CDS encoding transcriptional regulator — protein sequence MEEEHIQLARAGHQAWPGFDVAESAFAARLSERQASAAPLPQAEHVGDAFLAFACELGDAAAIAAFDREYLSRVPAMVARVESSRALADEVQQILRARLLVGDGTPKIAGYAGRGSLLGWLKVAAVRCTLELLRARKSEQSEDVESETERAAALVSRDPELDYLREKYAIDFRLAFTEALGALDKQQRTVLSLYLADGLNIASIGALYSVHRATVARWIAETREHLFSDTRRRLHERLNISETEFQSIVRLVQSQLDVSVRRLLQEAALRDASGS from the coding sequence ATGGAGGAGGAGCACATCCAACTGGCGCGGGCTGGACACCAAGCGTGGCCAGGCTTCGACGTGGCGGAGTCCGCCTTCGCCGCGCGGCTCAGCGAGCGCCAAGCATCCGCTGCACCCCTCCCCCAAGCGGAGCACGTGGGCGACGCCTTCTTGGCTTTCGCATGCGAACTGGGAGACGCCGCTGCGATCGCAGCCTTCGATCGCGAATACCTCTCGCGGGTGCCAGCGATGGTGGCGCGGGTCGAGAGCTCTCGTGCCCTCGCCGATGAAGTGCAACAGATCCTGCGAGCGCGGCTACTCGTGGGAGACGGCACCCCGAAGATCGCCGGCTACGCCGGCCGCGGCAGCCTGCTCGGCTGGCTGAAGGTCGCCGCCGTTCGCTGCACGTTGGAGCTGCTCCGCGCGCGCAAATCGGAGCAAAGCGAAGACGTGGAGTCTGAGACGGAGCGCGCGGCCGCGTTGGTCAGTCGGGACCCGGAGCTCGACTACCTACGCGAGAAGTACGCAATTGATTTCCGCCTGGCTTTCACTGAAGCGCTGGGTGCGCTCGACAAGCAGCAACGGACGGTCTTGTCGCTATACCTCGCGGATGGCCTCAACATCGCGAGTATCGGCGCGCTCTACTCGGTACACCGTGCCACCGTCGCGCGCTGGATTGCAGAAACTCGCGAGCACCTGTTCAGCGACACCCGCCGACGCCTGCATGAGCGATTGAATATCAGTGAGACCGAGTTTCAGAGCATCGTTCGCCTGGTTCAGAGTCAGCTGGACGTGAGCGTCCGGCGCCTGTTGCAAGAGGCAGCGCTGCGCGATGCGAGCGGGAGCTGA